One segment of Triticum aestivum cultivar Chinese Spring chromosome 2A, IWGSC CS RefSeq v2.1, whole genome shotgun sequence DNA contains the following:
- the LOC123189883 gene encoding protein root UVB sensitive 2, chloroplastic, with amino-acid sequence MDILERIRGGGDKPAAMETPRRPESWVEISESVSRLCSFDAGGGGAVSVKLIQDDRMAHDKLVDSFLNKFFPSGYPYSVNEGYLTYTKFRALQHFSSAMLHVLSTQSLLFAAGLRPTPAQATAVSWILKDGMQHAGKLICSGMGARMDSEPKSWRIFADVLYDFGTALDFISPLCPQLFLEVAGLGNFAKGMAVVAARATRLPIYSSFAKEGNLSDLFAKGEAISTLFNVMGIGAGIGLSSTVCLTTQGKLIIGPLLSAVHIWGVVQEMRATPINTLNPQRTAMVVADFIKSGKVSSPAELRYREDLLFPNRLIVEAGSVKVGQPLRRVLSPRRVEELRSIFPNEKFLLTQKSDKAYMVLEQSATGEDALRGWLVAAFASEMERSGAGPRDTVLNDAYQKMESVFPVFVSEVKSRGWYTGQFLDGNHSRIAYAKSE; translated from the exons ATGGACATACTC GAGAGAATTCGCGGAGGCGGCGACAAGCCGGCCGCGATGGAGACGCCCCGGAGGCCGGAGTCGTGGGTGGAGATTTCAGAGTCCGTCTCGCGGCTCTGCAGCTTCGACGCCGGCGGGGGCGGGGCCGTATCT GTAAAACTTATCCAGGATGACAGGATGGCACATGATAAGTTGGTTGATTCTTTCTTGAACAAGTTTTTTCCATCTGGTTATCCATACAG TGTGAATGAGGGTTACCTAACATATACCAAATTCCGAGCACTCCAGCATTTTTCTAGTGCTATGCTGCATGTGCTATCGACCCAG TCTTTATTATTTGCTGCAGGTCTACGACCTACCCCTGCGCAAGCAACGGCTGTAAGTTGG ATTCTAAAAGATGGAATGCAGCACGCAGGAAAACTCATCTGTAGCGGCATGGGGGCAAGAATGGATTCAGAGCCAAAGAGTTGGAGGATATTTG CTGATGTTCTCTATGATTTTGGTACTGCCTTGGACTTCATTTCACCACTGTGTCCGCAACTTTTTCTTGAAGTGGCAGGCTTGGGAAATTTTGCGAAG GGAATGGCTGTGGTTGCTGCCAGAGCGACAAGGCTACCAATATATTCATCTTTTGCGAAAGAAGGCAACCTTAGTGACTTGTTTGCTAAAGGGGAAGCCATCTCGACACTTTTCAATGTTATGGGGATAGGAGCTGGCATTGGATTATCATCTACAGTATGTCTAACGACTCAAGGAAAG CTAATCATAGGCCCATTGCTTTCTGCTGTGCATATATGGGGAGTGGTGCAAGAGATGAGAGCAACTCCTATAAACACACTTAATCCACAAAGAACAGCAATGGTGGTGGCTGATTTTATCAAG AGCGGAAAGGTTTCAAGCCCAGCTGAGCTAAGATACAGAGAAGATCTTCTGTTCCCTAACCGGTTAATAGTAGAAGCGGGAAGCGTGAAAGTCGGGCAACCACTTCGCAGGGTTTTGAGCCCACGGCGTGTCGAAGAGCTGAGGTCTATTTTCCCAAACGAGAAATTTCTGCTCACCCAAAAAAGCGACAAGGCGTACATGGTTCTTGAGCAGAGCGCAACCGGGGAGGATGCGCTGAGGGGGTGGCTGGTCGCTGCCTTCGCTTCGGAGATGGAGAGATCAGGCGCTGGACCACGTGACACGGTCCTGAACGACGCCTATCAGAAGATGGAGAGCGTGTTCCCCGTGTTCGTTTCGGAAGTCAAGAGCAGGGGCTGGTACACAGGCCAGTTCTTGGATGGAAATCACAGTCGGATCGCGTACGCGAAATCTGAATGA